One Melospiza melodia melodia isolate bMelMel2 chromosome 1, bMelMel2.pri, whole genome shotgun sequence genomic window carries:
- the LOC134428926 gene encoding uncharacterized protein LOC134428926 codes for MSFAMLRSAPGRFLYPEISALSEDEENSESSGSEEKPFHVEGDAFGMRGGKRRPGKSRGRLAREPRQRHTANARERDRTNSVNTAFTALRTLIPTEPADRKLSKIETLRLASSYISHLGNVLLLGDAGGGGQPCHGAAAAAAAGPGAAAAAAAAAAAAFCSGGSASPPGRESESGQPRQICTFCLSNQRKMVSGDAGNTENNANNGDTGVRDSGNGVRDSGNGDPGVPSPGRSAPSASRERHGDLGMEIGIWEWWDSQPRQICTFCLSNQRKTVSGGDGDNGDTGVRDSGNATGIWEWGIWESRGAQPRQIGTFCLSNQRKMVCAFCLSNQLKMVTAGDGDNGDSGNIGGFGDPEVPSPGRSAPSASATSAKWLSLGQRERGPG; via the exons ATGTCCTTCGCAATGCTGCGCTCGGCGCCGGGGCGCTTCCTGTACCCCGAGATCAGCGCGCTGTCCGAGGACGAGGAGAACAGCGAGAGCTCGGGCTCGGAGGAGAAGCCCTTCCACGTGGAGGGCGACGCGTTCGGCATGCGGGGCGGCAAGCGGCGGCCCGGCAAGAGCCGCGGGCGGCTGGCGCGGGAGCCGCGGCAGCGGCACACGGCGAACGCCCGCGAGCGGGACCGCACCAACTCGGTGAACACGGCGTTCACGGCGCTGCGCACGCTGATCCCCACCGAGCCGGCCGACAGGAAGCTCTCCAAGATCGAGACGCTGCGCCTCGCCTCCAGCTACATCTCGCACCTGGGCAACGTGCTGCTGCTCGGCGACGCGGGCGGCGGAGGGCAGCCGTGCcacggggcggcggcggcggcggcggcggggccgggagcggcggcggcggcggcggcggcggcggcagcggcgttCTGCAGCGGAGGGAGCGCGTCCCCGCCCGGGCGGGAGAGCGAGAGCGGGCAGCCGCGGCAGATCTGCACCTTCTGCCTCAGCAACCAGCGCAAAATGGTGAGCGGTGATGCCGGGAATACCGAGAATAACGCGAATAACGGGGATACTGGGGTCCGGGATAGCGGGAATGGGGTCCGGGATAGCGGGAATGGGGATCCCGGGGTGCCCAGCCCCGGCAGATCGGCACCTTCTGCCTCA CGGGAACGCCACGGGGATTTGGGAATGgagattgggatttgggaatggtggGATTCCCAGCCGCGGCAGATCTGCACCTTCTGCCTCAGCAACCAGCGCAAAACGGTGAGTGGTGGTGATGGGGATAATGGGGATACTGGGGTCCGGGACAGCGGGAATGCCacggggatttgggaatggggaatttgggaatcGCGGGGTGCCCAGCCCCGGCAGATCGGCACCTTCTGCCTCAGCAACCAGCGCAAAATG GTCTGTGCCTTCTGCCTCAGCAACCAGCTGAAAATGGTGACTGCTGGTGATGGGGATAACGGGGATAGTGGGAATatcgggggatttggggatcccgaGGTGCCCAGCCCCGGCAGGTCGGCACCTTCTGCCTCAGCAACCAGCGCAAAATGGTTGAGTTTGGGACAGAGGGAACGGGGACCGGGATAG